In one window of Juglans regia cultivar Chandler chromosome 3, Walnut 2.0, whole genome shotgun sequence DNA:
- the LOC109012574 gene encoding polyadenylation and cleavage factor homolog 4-like isoform X2, protein MAYLDSEKLLVNRENLRNQSAVTRVMANELAPQKSPQTILDRFRSLLKQRDDEFRNSAVDDAVSPPSAEEIVQLYDLLLSELTFNSKPIITDLTIIAGEHKELGKGIADAICARILEAPVEQKLPSLYLLDSIVKNIGRDYVTYFSSRLPEVFCEAYRQVHPNQYNSMRHLFGTWSAVFPPSVLHKIEVQLQFSPLVNQQSSGLNPLRASESPRPSHGIHVNPKYLRQFEHSAVDSNIQQARGTSAVKMFGKKPAIGFDEFDSGQAELVPSQVGAERLSSTGNAGNAPFTFGANKVRPPSTIRLGRPSSPSRTRPDRSLSLAVEEFAADHSPRRFVGGGSPAHPIYEYGLSRATARDEEMSGRQRKHYSDNKHNHFETKLLHNLSNGREHQGPRALIDAYGNDTGKRSFNNKPLQGQRLDLNSIDNKVATPSWQTTEEEEFDWEDMSPTLADSNRSNDFLPRTRPGIGVQSASALNAGQAQLPAVDDASVNAEDSVPLLSFGHGSMRKISGFQAERNQIIDPRYPQDAWNLPPHLSKGRGRNYNLPLLASRISSSDTDKMPSLIDKLPDADPQLHGTIISRFGSSNLDSISVEARPTVLPASRGVRPSLNVHNSRPPYLQHIFPRQRVMGGQFESINTSNAVNNLRPNGSLHMPELQSDGFRNRELSSAKLPQLPNQHAGLIHVTQRNQVQGTPLRPQFLPSQEAHPSLAAVVQPHLVAPPYNRGYSPQMHGSTVSTVLSNPVTGVQLMLPVQNIPSSLHLQGGALPPLPPGAPPTSSHMIPFTQNAVPAVANQQTNISGLIGSLMAQGFISLTKPTPIQDSVGVEFNVDLLKVRHETAISSLYADLPRQCTTCGLRFKCQEEHSSHMDWHVTKNRMSKNRKQKPSRKWFVSSSMWLSGAEALGTEAVPGFLPTEIIVEKKDDEEMAVPADEDQNACALCGEPFDDFYSDETEEWMYKGAVYLNAPCGSTAGMDRSQLGPIVHAKCRSESSAVSTDGYRQDEGGITAEGSQSKRMRLS, encoded by the exons AGAGAAAACCTAAGGAACCAATCCGCGGTGACGAGGGTTATGGCCAACGAGCTCGCGCCGCAAAAGTCACCCCAAACGATTCTTGATCGCTTCAGGTCTCTGCTCAAGCAGCGCGACGATGAGTTTAGGAACTCGGCCGTAGACGATGCCGTCTCTCCGCCGAGCGCCGAGGAAATCGTGCAGCTTTACGATCTCTTGTTGTCGGAACTAACGTTTAATTCGAAGCCCATTATCACGGATCTCACTATAATAGCCGGCGAGCATAAGGAACTCGGCAAGGGCATCGCCGACGCCATTTGCGCTCGGATTCTCGAG GCCCCAGTCGAGCAAAAGCTGCCTTCATTATATCTTTTAGACAGTATTGTGAAGAATATTGGCCGGGATTATGTTACGTACTTCTCTTCTCGTCTGCCAGAG GTTTTTTGCGAGGCATACAGGCAAGTTCACCCTAACCAGTATAATTCCATGCGCCATCTCTTTGGCACCTGGTCAGCAGTATTCCCACCTTCTGTCCTACATAAAATTGAGGTACAACTGCAATTTTCTCCTTTGGTAAACCAGCAATCATCTGGTTTGAATCCCTTGAGAGCTTCGGAATCTCCTCGACCAAGCCATGGCATACATGTTAATCCAAAGTATCTGCGTCAGTTTGAACATTCAGCTGTGGACagt AATATCCAGCAAGCTAGAGGAACTTCAGCTGTAAAAATGTTTGGTAAAAAACCTGCCATTGGCTTTGATGAGTTTGATTCTGGTCAGGCAGAGCTTGTACCCTCCCAGGTTGGAGCTGAAAGATTGAGCTCAACAGGAAATGCAggtaatgccccttttaccttCGGGGCTAATAAGGTGCGTCCACCTTCAACCATCAGACTTGGGAGACCCTCTTCTCCATCAAGAACTAGGCCTGATAGGTCCTTATCGTTGGCGGTTGAAGAATTTGCTGCAGACCATTCTCCTAGAAGGTTTGTTGGTGGGGGCTCTCCAGCTCATCCCATATACGAGTATGGACTAAGTAGAGCAACTGCTAGAGACGAGGAAATGAGTGGCCGGCAGAGAAAACACTATTCCGATAATAAGCATAACCACTTTGAAACTAAATTACTACACAACCTTAGTAATGGACGTGAGCACCAAGGACCAAGAGCTCTAATTGATGCCTATGGAAATGACACAGGGAAGAGATCTTTTAACAATAAGCCTCTGCAGGGTCAACGCCTTGACTTAAACAGTATAGACAATAAGGTTGCTACACCATCATGGCAGACTACTGAAGAGGAAGAGTTTGATTGGGAAGATATGAGCCCCACTTTAGCAGACAGTAATAGGAGTAATGATTTCTTGCCAAGGACAAGGCCTGGTATTGGAGTACAGAGTGCTTCCGCTCTGAATGCTGGTCAGGCTCAGCTTCCTGCAGTGGATGATGCTTCTGTTAATGCTGAAGATTCAGTCCCCTTACTAAGT TTTGGTCATGGATCAATGAGGAAGATATCAGGATTCCAAGCTGAGAGAAATCAGATTATTGATCCTCGCTATCCTCAGGACGCCTGGAATTTGCCTCCCCATCTCTCCAAAGGAAGAGGAAGGAATTACAATTTGCCCTTATTGGCAAGTCGTATATCTTCATCAGACACTGACAAAATGCCCTCTCTTATTGATAAACTTCCTGATGCTGACCCACAACTTCATGGAACTATTATATCAAGATTTGGTTCTTCCAATCTTGATTCTATTAGTGTTGAGGCTCGGCCGACTGTTCTACCAGCATCTAGGGGTGTAAGGCCTTCGCTAAATGTTCATAACTCTCGCCCACCATACCTGCAGCATATTTTTCCACGGCAGAGAGTGATGGGGGGCCAATTTGAGTCAATAAACACTAGCAATGCTGTCAATAATCTTCGTCCAAATGGGTCTTTACATATGCCCGAGCTGCAGTCGGATGGTTTTAGAAACAGGGAGCTGAGTTCTGCAAAGCTGCCACAACTGCCTAATCAGCATGCAGGACTAATTCATGTGACTCAGCGAAACCAGGTTCAAGGCACTCCTTTACGTccacaatttcttccatctcaGGAGGCACATCCATCTTTAGCAGCTGTAGTGCAACCTCATTTAGTGGCACCACCTTATAATCGTGGATACAGCCCACAAATGCATGGTTCCACTGTTAGCACAGTTCTGTCAAATCCTGTAACTGGTGTTCAGTTGATGTTACCAGTTCAAAACATCCCAAGCTCATTACATTTACAGGGGGGAGCCTTGCCTCCTTTACCTCCCGGTGCCCCTCCCACTTCATCACATATGATACCTTTCACACAAAATGCAGTTCCTGCTGTCGCTAATCAACAGACGAACATTTCTGGATTGATTGGTTCTCTCATGGCTCAGGGTTTTATCTCATTGACCAAACCAACCCCTATACAG gaTTCTGTAGGAGTTGAGTTCAATGTGGACCTTCTCAAGGTGCGTCATGAGACTGCAATAAGTTCCCTATACGCTGATCTCCCAAGACAATGCACAACTTGTGGCCTTCGATTCAAGTGCCAAGAAGAGCACAGTAGTCATATGGATTGGCATGTAACCAAGAATCGTATGTCTAAGAACCGTAAGCAGAAGCCTTCTCGGAAGTGGTTTGTAAGTTCAAGCATGTGGCTCAGTGGTGCGGAGGCATTAGGAACTGAAGCAGTTCCTGGGTTTTTGCCTACTGAGATCATTGTAGAGAAGAAGGATGATGAAGAAATGGCTGTTCCTGCCGATGAGGATCAGAATGCATGTGCATTATGTGGAGAGCCTTTTGATGATTTTTACAGTGACGAGACAGAAGAGTGGATGTATAAGGGGGCTGTATACTTAAATGCGCCCTGCGGCTCGACAGCAGGCATGGATAGGTCTCAGTTAGGTCCTATAGTGCATGCTAAGTGTCGGTCTGAATCTAGTGCGGTTTCTACCGACGGTTATAGACAAGACGAAGGG GGAATTACTGCAGAGGGTAGTCAGAGCAAACGAATGCGGCTTAGTTAG
- the LOC109012574 gene encoding polyadenylation and cleavage factor homolog 4-like isoform X1, with amino-acid sequence MAYLDSEKLLVNRENLRNQSAVTRVMANELAPQKSPQTILDRFRSLLKQRDDEFRNSAVDDAVSPPSAEEIVQLYDLLLSELTFNSKPIITDLTIIAGEHKELGKGIADAICARILEAPVEQKLPSLYLLDSIVKNIGRDYVTYFSSRLPEVFCEAYRQVHPNQYNSMRHLFGTWSAVFPPSVLHKIEVQLQFSPLVNQQSSGLNPLRASESPRPSHGIHVNPKYLRQFEHSAVDSNIQQARGTSAVKMFGKKPAIGFDEFDSGQAELVPSQVGAERLSSTGNAGNAPFTFGANKVRPPSTIRLGRPSSPSRTRPDRSLSLAVEEFAADHSPRRFVGGGSPAHPIYEYGLSRATARDEEMSGRQRKHYSDNKHNHFETKLLHNLSNGREHQGPRALIDAYGNDTGKRSFNNKPLQGQRLDLNSIDNKVATPSWQTTEEEEFDWEDMSPTLADSNRSNDFLPRTRPGIGVQSASALNAGQAQLPAVDDASVNAEDSVPLLSQFGHGSMRKISGFQAERNQIIDPRYPQDAWNLPPHLSKGRGRNYNLPLLASRISSSDTDKMPSLIDKLPDADPQLHGTIISRFGSSNLDSISVEARPTVLPASRGVRPSLNVHNSRPPYLQHIFPRQRVMGGQFESINTSNAVNNLRPNGSLHMPELQSDGFRNRELSSAKLPQLPNQHAGLIHVTQRNQVQGTPLRPQFLPSQEAHPSLAAVVQPHLVAPPYNRGYSPQMHGSTVSTVLSNPVTGVQLMLPVQNIPSSLHLQGGALPPLPPGAPPTSSHMIPFTQNAVPAVANQQTNISGLIGSLMAQGFISLTKPTPIQDSVGVEFNVDLLKVRHETAISSLYADLPRQCTTCGLRFKCQEEHSSHMDWHVTKNRMSKNRKQKPSRKWFVSSSMWLSGAEALGTEAVPGFLPTEIIVEKKDDEEMAVPADEDQNACALCGEPFDDFYSDETEEWMYKGAVYLNAPCGSTAGMDRSQLGPIVHAKCRSESSAVSTDGYRQDEGGITAEGSQSKRMRLS; translated from the exons AGAGAAAACCTAAGGAACCAATCCGCGGTGACGAGGGTTATGGCCAACGAGCTCGCGCCGCAAAAGTCACCCCAAACGATTCTTGATCGCTTCAGGTCTCTGCTCAAGCAGCGCGACGATGAGTTTAGGAACTCGGCCGTAGACGATGCCGTCTCTCCGCCGAGCGCCGAGGAAATCGTGCAGCTTTACGATCTCTTGTTGTCGGAACTAACGTTTAATTCGAAGCCCATTATCACGGATCTCACTATAATAGCCGGCGAGCATAAGGAACTCGGCAAGGGCATCGCCGACGCCATTTGCGCTCGGATTCTCGAG GCCCCAGTCGAGCAAAAGCTGCCTTCATTATATCTTTTAGACAGTATTGTGAAGAATATTGGCCGGGATTATGTTACGTACTTCTCTTCTCGTCTGCCAGAG GTTTTTTGCGAGGCATACAGGCAAGTTCACCCTAACCAGTATAATTCCATGCGCCATCTCTTTGGCACCTGGTCAGCAGTATTCCCACCTTCTGTCCTACATAAAATTGAGGTACAACTGCAATTTTCTCCTTTGGTAAACCAGCAATCATCTGGTTTGAATCCCTTGAGAGCTTCGGAATCTCCTCGACCAAGCCATGGCATACATGTTAATCCAAAGTATCTGCGTCAGTTTGAACATTCAGCTGTGGACagt AATATCCAGCAAGCTAGAGGAACTTCAGCTGTAAAAATGTTTGGTAAAAAACCTGCCATTGGCTTTGATGAGTTTGATTCTGGTCAGGCAGAGCTTGTACCCTCCCAGGTTGGAGCTGAAAGATTGAGCTCAACAGGAAATGCAggtaatgccccttttaccttCGGGGCTAATAAGGTGCGTCCACCTTCAACCATCAGACTTGGGAGACCCTCTTCTCCATCAAGAACTAGGCCTGATAGGTCCTTATCGTTGGCGGTTGAAGAATTTGCTGCAGACCATTCTCCTAGAAGGTTTGTTGGTGGGGGCTCTCCAGCTCATCCCATATACGAGTATGGACTAAGTAGAGCAACTGCTAGAGACGAGGAAATGAGTGGCCGGCAGAGAAAACACTATTCCGATAATAAGCATAACCACTTTGAAACTAAATTACTACACAACCTTAGTAATGGACGTGAGCACCAAGGACCAAGAGCTCTAATTGATGCCTATGGAAATGACACAGGGAAGAGATCTTTTAACAATAAGCCTCTGCAGGGTCAACGCCTTGACTTAAACAGTATAGACAATAAGGTTGCTACACCATCATGGCAGACTACTGAAGAGGAAGAGTTTGATTGGGAAGATATGAGCCCCACTTTAGCAGACAGTAATAGGAGTAATGATTTCTTGCCAAGGACAAGGCCTGGTATTGGAGTACAGAGTGCTTCCGCTCTGAATGCTGGTCAGGCTCAGCTTCCTGCAGTGGATGATGCTTCTGTTAATGCTGAAGATTCAGTCCCCTTACTAAGT CAGTTTGGTCATGGATCAATGAGGAAGATATCAGGATTCCAAGCTGAGAGAAATCAGATTATTGATCCTCGCTATCCTCAGGACGCCTGGAATTTGCCTCCCCATCTCTCCAAAGGAAGAGGAAGGAATTACAATTTGCCCTTATTGGCAAGTCGTATATCTTCATCAGACACTGACAAAATGCCCTCTCTTATTGATAAACTTCCTGATGCTGACCCACAACTTCATGGAACTATTATATCAAGATTTGGTTCTTCCAATCTTGATTCTATTAGTGTTGAGGCTCGGCCGACTGTTCTACCAGCATCTAGGGGTGTAAGGCCTTCGCTAAATGTTCATAACTCTCGCCCACCATACCTGCAGCATATTTTTCCACGGCAGAGAGTGATGGGGGGCCAATTTGAGTCAATAAACACTAGCAATGCTGTCAATAATCTTCGTCCAAATGGGTCTTTACATATGCCCGAGCTGCAGTCGGATGGTTTTAGAAACAGGGAGCTGAGTTCTGCAAAGCTGCCACAACTGCCTAATCAGCATGCAGGACTAATTCATGTGACTCAGCGAAACCAGGTTCAAGGCACTCCTTTACGTccacaatttcttccatctcaGGAGGCACATCCATCTTTAGCAGCTGTAGTGCAACCTCATTTAGTGGCACCACCTTATAATCGTGGATACAGCCCACAAATGCATGGTTCCACTGTTAGCACAGTTCTGTCAAATCCTGTAACTGGTGTTCAGTTGATGTTACCAGTTCAAAACATCCCAAGCTCATTACATTTACAGGGGGGAGCCTTGCCTCCTTTACCTCCCGGTGCCCCTCCCACTTCATCACATATGATACCTTTCACACAAAATGCAGTTCCTGCTGTCGCTAATCAACAGACGAACATTTCTGGATTGATTGGTTCTCTCATGGCTCAGGGTTTTATCTCATTGACCAAACCAACCCCTATACAG gaTTCTGTAGGAGTTGAGTTCAATGTGGACCTTCTCAAGGTGCGTCATGAGACTGCAATAAGTTCCCTATACGCTGATCTCCCAAGACAATGCACAACTTGTGGCCTTCGATTCAAGTGCCAAGAAGAGCACAGTAGTCATATGGATTGGCATGTAACCAAGAATCGTATGTCTAAGAACCGTAAGCAGAAGCCTTCTCGGAAGTGGTTTGTAAGTTCAAGCATGTGGCTCAGTGGTGCGGAGGCATTAGGAACTGAAGCAGTTCCTGGGTTTTTGCCTACTGAGATCATTGTAGAGAAGAAGGATGATGAAGAAATGGCTGTTCCTGCCGATGAGGATCAGAATGCATGTGCATTATGTGGAGAGCCTTTTGATGATTTTTACAGTGACGAGACAGAAGAGTGGATGTATAAGGGGGCTGTATACTTAAATGCGCCCTGCGGCTCGACAGCAGGCATGGATAGGTCTCAGTTAGGTCCTATAGTGCATGCTAAGTGTCGGTCTGAATCTAGTGCGGTTTCTACCGACGGTTATAGACAAGACGAAGGG GGAATTACTGCAGAGGGTAGTCAGAGCAAACGAATGCGGCTTAGTTAG
- the LOC109012576 gene encoding tryptophan synthase beta chain 1-like, with product MTACNMRSTEFLGTQIGPHMSSGYLSVKIRRNGNAKVVRAVAVDHSSTVVKEVSGILRTTLTPIPRVVETEKRKVSADDDDGGGNDHLGRFGRFGGKYVPETLMACLSQLESEFNSVLKDTEFQAELATALRDYVGRETPLYFAQRLTNRYKNSNGEGPHIYLKREDLNHGGAYKMNNAIAQAMIAKRLCRKTVVAATGAGQHGVATAAACAKLSLECTIFMGTKDMEKQSSNLHLMKLLGANVVSVVGNFKDASSEAIRNWVGNLETSYYLSGTVVGPHPCPSIVREFQSVIGKETRRQAMKKWGGKPDVLLACVGSGSNALGLFHEFVKDKDVRLIGVEGAGFGLESGRHSATLARGDVGVYHGAMSYLLQDEEGQILEPYSIAVGLQYPGVGPELSFLKASGRAEFYTATDQEALDACQLLCRLEGIIPSLEASHALAFLNKLCPSLPSGTKVVVSCSGRGDKDVATLYNSNH from the exons ATGACTGCTTGTAATATGAGATCAACTGAGTTTCTTGGTACCCAAATAGGTCCACACATGAGTAGTGGCTATTTGAGTGTTAAGATCAGAAGAAATGGCAATGCCAAGGTGGTTCGTGCAGTAGCTGTTGATCACAGCAGTACTGTGGTTAAGGAGGTTTCGGGGATACTGAGGACGACATTGACACCAATTCCACGAGTAGTTGAAACCGAGAAAAGGAAGGTCAgtgctgatgatgatgatggtggtggTAATGATCATCTAGGAAGGTTTGGTAGGTTCGGAGGGAAGTACGTGCCGGAGACTTTGATGGCTTGTTTGAGCCAGCTTGAATCCGAATTCAACTCGGTTTTAAAAGACACCGAATTTCAG GCAGAGCTCGCAACAGCACTAAGAGACTATGTTGGGAGAGAGACACCTCTCTACTTTGCCCAGAGGCTCACAAATCGCTACAAGAACAGCAACGGAGAAGGACCCCATATATATCTAAAACGAGAGGATCTCAACCATGGTGGAGCATACAAGATGAACAACGCCATCGCACAGGCGATGATTGCCAAACGCTTGTGCCGAAAAACTGTGGTGGCAGCCACCGGTGCTGGGCAGCATGGTGTCGCAACAGCTGCTGCTTGTGCCAAACTTTCTTTGGAGTGCACCATCTTCATGGGTACCAAAGACATGGAAAAACAGTCTTCTAATTTGCACTTGATGAAGTTGCTGGGTGCCAAT GTTGTATCCGTGGTTGGAAATTTTAAGGATGCAAGTTCGGAGGCCATTCGAAACTGGGTAGGAAATCTAGAAACCAGCTATTACTTGTCTGGCACAGTGGTGGGGCCTCATCCATGTCCAAGCATAGTACGCGAATTTCAATCGGTGATTGGAAAGGAAACGAGGAGGCAAGCAATGAAGAAATGGGGTGGAAAGCCTGATGTATTGCTTGCCTGTGTAGGGAGTGGCTCTAATGCTTTGGGGCTGTTCCATGAATTTGTTAAAGATAAAGATGTGAGGTTGATTGGGGTTGAGGGTGCAGGGTTTGGCTTGGAAAGTGGCAGGCACTCTGCAACTCTGGCTAGAGGTGATGTTGGTGTTTATCATGGAGCCATGAGCTATTTGTTGCAAGATGAGGAAGGTCAAATTCTAGAGCCATACTCTATTGCTGTGGG ACTGCAGTACCCTGGGGTTGGCCCGGAGCTGAGCTTTCTCAAAGCCAGTGGGCGTGCGGAGTTCTACACTGCCACAGACCAGGAAGCCCTAGATG CATGCCAACTTTTATGTAGATTGGAAGGTATAATTCCCTCATTGGAGGCCTCTCATGCATTGGCGTTTCTAAATAAACTGTGTCCTTCATTACCCTCTGGCACAAAGGTTGTAGTAAGTTGTAGCGGACGTGGAGACAAGGATGTTGCAACGCTTTACAATTCCAATCATTGA